The Anolis sagrei isolate rAnoSag1 chromosome Y, rAnoSag1.mat, whole genome shotgun sequence genome contains a region encoding:
- the LOC132780519 gene encoding carcinoembryonic antigen-related cell adhesion molecule 19-like, with amino-acid sequence MLFDFCLLSSWVTPILGTIDPVSVVSIPEELSEGQNVTLSVQNVTGVLREVSWYRGQATDGSTRIFTYFPANPVRPQRDGVQSTQREFGFPNGSLLITHLRPSDAKIYTVLLLLRPKVTLKGTFELRLASPTTHPPSTVTTSTPQTPAVKEPTKPPLMLGWIVAGVVVGILLAGAVGATLVYRFVVYKNEPSTGGLDPRGRKSLSPKHDDKEPIYEVMDSPVKSPKTEGKEPPPLPGPLPPLPETCPNLESNYMELLRRSESIYSEIRR; translated from the exons atgctctttgatt TCTGCCTTTTGAGTTCGTGGGTGACCCCGATCCTGGGCACCATTGATCCTGTTTCCGTGGTCTCCATCCCAGAAGAACTCTCTGAGGGCCAGAACGTCACCCTCTCGGTGCAGAACGTGACCGGCGTCCTGCGGGAGGTCAGCTGGTACCGGGGCCAGGCCACTGACGGCTCCACCAGGATCTTCACCTACTTCCCTGCGAACCCGGTCCGTCCGCAGCGCGATGGGGTCCAAAGCACCCAGCGGGAGTTTGGCTTCCCCAACGGATCCCTCCTCATCACGCACCTCCGGCCCAGTGATGCCAAGATTTACACCGTCCTGCTCCTGCTCCGGCCCAAAGTCACCCTCAAAGGCACCTTCGAGCTGCGCTTGGCCA GTCCGACCACGCATCCACCTTCTACGGTGACAACATCCACTCCGCAGACGCCAGCCGTCAAGGAGCCCACCAAGCCCCCGTTGATGCTGGGGTGGATTGTGGCCGGGGTGGTAGTGGGCATCCTGCTGGCGGGGGCCGTGGGGGCCACGCTGGTCTACCGCTTCGTCGTGTACAAGAATGAGCCCAGCACCGGCGG GCTGGATCCGAGAGGGAGGAAATCGCTGTCACCAAAACACG ATGACAAGGAGCCCATTTACGAAGTGATGGATTCCCCGGTGAAGTCGCCCAAGACAGAGGGCAAGGAGCCGCCCCCACTGCCAGGACCGCTCCCT CCCTTGCCAGAAACCTGCCCCAACCTGGAGTCAAACTATATG gAGTTGCTGCGGAGATCCGAATCCATTTATTCCGAGATCAGGAGGTGA